The Streptomyces sp. NBC_00435 nucleotide sequence CGAAGCCGATGAGGAACGCTGCCGCGAAGCCGGCCAGGCGGACGGCCTTGCGGGGATGGCCGGCGGTCCGGATGGCCAGCAGCAGGGACCACGCACCGATGACGCTCGGGACGGTGTGGGAGATCGTGGCGGGGGCCCACAGCAGCACCTGATAGCTGCGGGTGCCCGCGAAGTAGAGCAGGGCCTGTACGACCAGGGCGCAGGCGGTCAGGGTCAGGATCCGGGGTCTGCCACCGAGGAAGCGGACGAAGTGACGCCCCAGCAGGACCAGGGCGACGGTGAAGGAGACGGCGATGACCGTCGGCAGGATCTTCGTCCCGGCCAGCCCGTCACCGTAGACGACACCGCTCAGGAAGGCGTTGGCGATCCGGCCGTTCTGCGTCATGTAGAAGTCGGAGGTGATGCCGAAGACGCCCATGTCGCGGGATTTCCACGCGGCGCACCAGTCGTCGGACGTGGGCCGGACGTAGAGGCCGAGGAAGCATCCGACGGCGACCAGGGCCCCGGCCGCCGCGACGAGCGTCGCCCCGGCCACCGGGAGCAGCCCGCGCGCCAGGGCCAGGCGGCCGCGTCCCGGGTCCGCCGTGCCGACAGGCGTACGGGGGTCCTCGTCCTCGGCCGCAGCAGTGCTCATGTACCAGCCCTTCGCAGCGGGGTCCGGCCGGGAGGCGGTCGATGCGCCCGCCGACCGCGGTGACCGACCGGCCCGCGGACACCCATGATGCGCACGGCCCGCGGCCACCGGCATCCCGGGTGCGCCAGGTCGGGTAACGCGGCCCGCGGCCCCCGCGGGACGCCTCGGTCACCCGGGCGGCGGGCGTGCCGTGGCAGCGACGGCACGGCTCTTCCAGGATGGGGAATCCGGGTCCTCGGGTACGGGGGCCCCACGGAGGGAGCGACGATGCCCGGTGTCCGGCTCGGCCGTTGTGCGGTCGTCACGGTGGCCTTGGCGAGCATCGCCGCTGCCGCGTGTTCCGCGGGCGGCCGCGCCGAGCGGCACCCCGGCGCGGCGCGACCGGTGCCCCCGGCCGGGCCGGTGCCGCCCGTCCGGCCGCCGGGCCACGAGGCCCGGGCCGGGCTCGAGCGCGCTGACGCGCGCCTGCTGGAACTCGCCGCTCCCACCGCGGGCCTCCTCGCCAGCACGACCGCCACCGAAGGCGTTCCGCCTTCCCTCGCCAGCGGCGCGCGGTACGTCGAGGGGAGCAACGTCCTGCGGCTGGCGTCCGGGCGGTGGCTGTACCTTCCCGAGTCCCGGGAGGCGTCGGCCGTGGTCGAGGCCGACGATCCGGCGGCGTGCCGGCAGATCGAGCGGAGCCGCGCCTGGCTGGCCTCCGGCCGGGTCCCCGGCAGGTCGCCCGCGCAGCGCGCGGCGGCCGGGCGGGCGCTGCTGTCGATGCGCGCCCTGCTCCGGCCGAACGGCGCCATGGCGGCGGGGTGGAGCGTGGGCTGGAACTACGCCTGGCCGCGCGACTCCAGCTTCGCCTCCGCCGCGTTCGCGCACACCGGCCACGATCCCGAGGCCTACCGGATCCTGCGCTACAGCGCCGCGACCCAGCGCGCGGACGGCACCTGGGAGGCGCGGACGGCGCTCGACGGATCCGGCCCGCCCGACAGCAGACTCTGGCAGCTCGACGCCAACGGCTGGGTGCCCTGGGCCACCTGGCAGTGGTACCGGACGGCCCCCGCGGCCGGCCGGCGGGCCCGGCTGACCACCCTCTACCCGATGATCCGCAAGGCCGCCGACCACGCGGCCGGTTCCCTGCGGGCGGACGGGCTGCCCCCGGCGTCCCCCGACTACTGGGAGCTGACGACGAGCACGCCCAACATCGGTACGGCCGCGCCGCTGCTCGCCGGGCTCAACGCCGCCGCGGACCTGGCCCGGGAGGCGGACCGGCCGCAGGACGCGGCGCGCTGGGCCCGGGCCGCACGGCGGCTCTCCGCGGGGATCTCCGCCCGGTTCGGCCCTGTGGGGTACGGGCGCACGGCCGACGGACGGCACGGGCACGACAGCGCGGTGGCGTTCCTGGCGCCCCCCTTCAACGAGGCCCCGGCCGGCCTGGCCGGGGCGCTGGACACCACGTACCGGGAGCTCCTCCTGCCCAACGGGGGGCTGACCCCGGGCAACGACCCGGCGGCGCGCTGGGGAGCGAACGCGTGGACGCCCAGTACGGCCTTCTTCGCACTCGCGTGGGCCGGCACCGGCAGGCCGGCGAAGGCCGGACAGGTCCTGGACTGGGTGCTGTCCAAGCGGAACACGCTGGGCGAGCTGCCGGAGAAGGTGGACAGGGAGGGCAGGCCGGCCTCGGTCGCCCCCCTCGCCTGGACGGGATCGATCACTGTCCTGTCCCTCGTGGCGCTCGACGGCACGAGACTGCCCACCCCGCCGCTGCGCCCGTAGGGCCGGGACGGCGCTGGAGGGCGGGCCCGGGGTGTCAGACGGGCTCCGCCCCGGCTTCGGGAGGCGGCGCGGTACGGATCCGCTCGAGCGCCGCCAGGAGGTGGCGGTAGGCGAGCCGTTCGGCCTCCACCGCCCGCCGGAGGGGCAGGGGGTAGGGGTCGCGGCCGGCCCGGGCCCGCGCCGCGGCGGCGGTACGGAGCTCCCGGGCCCGGTCCACCTCGTTGCGGGCACCGACGTACGCGGTGTCGAGGAGGCGGTGGTCGAGGACCTCGGTGAAGGCGCGCCCGGCCAGGGCGTCGAGCCGGTCGAGTTCGCCCGCGCAGCTCTCGGGGGCCTGCCCGGCGCAACCCTCCTCCAGGGTCCGGGACAGCGCGGTCAGCGTGGCCCCGAGCTCCGGGTACCCCCAGGCGGGTACGGAGTCGTTCCTGCATCCGGTGGCGAGGAGGAACAGCGCGGCGACGGAGGCCGCGGCGCGCACCGTGCCCGGTGCCCTGTGCCCGCGCCGGACCGGCCAGGGGGCCCTGGGACTCCCGGGCGAGGTGGCGGGACGGGCCCCGGGACTCCCGGGCGAGCTGGTGGGAAGGGCCCTCGGAGTCCCGGGCGGCGCGGAGCCGCAGGAGGGGGTCGGGGGAGTCCCCCGCCCGCTGGAGCAAGGGGTCATGGGAGCCCCGATCGGCGGTGGTCAGAGGGGGTCAGGAGCCGGTCTCGGCCGGGTTCCGACGTGGTCCGCCGTCATCGTCGCCCGCTCCGCTCAGCCCTGCCACCCGGAGTCCGCACGGCCGGCCTGCGCGATCACCGGGGGCTGGAGCGCCGGATGCCACGGGGTGGAGGCCGGACCGCCGCCGGGCGTCCCGGAGCCGGCCGGGGGAGCCGTCGTGATGTGCAGGGCGGCGTCGAGACCCACGGCCGCGGCGACGGTCGTGCCGTCCGATCCGGTCGCGGCCGCGGGTGCGCCCGTGTAGAGCATCTGGGACTGGTACCAGGCCGGTGTACCGTCCGGGCCCGATACGCCGATCGTGCCGGTCTCCGCGCGGCCCGCGAGGAACTGGCCCGCGATGCCGACGGCTCCGTAGCCGCCCTCGCCGCCCGCGTCGGTGACCGGGGAGAACGTCGGCGCGGACCCGCCGGCCGTGGCCAGGGTCGTACCGACGGTGCCCGTGCCGGGGTGGCGGAAGTACAGCTGGACCCCGTCGCCCCGCGGGCTCACGGAGAGCGGCCCGGTGGTCGCCGGCAGGCCGGTCCTGAAGGGGCCGCCGAACGGGGCGTCCGGCGCCGGCCGGACCCAGGCCAGTACGGACTGCGCCGTGGCCGCGTACACGTGGAGCCGCCCCGCGGCGTCGGTCGCGGCGACCGGGTCGCCCTGCAGACCGGCCCCGCCCAGGGACTGCCACGGACCGAAGCGGTCGCCCGGCACGGTCTGGGTGCGGGCGCGCAGGGTGTGCCGGGAATCGCGTACGAGCACGGTCACCCGGCCCGCGCCGTCCACGGCGACGGACGGCGCGCTGATCGCCGAGGTGAGGGACGGGTCCGACGGGTCCGGGGTGCCCAGCGCGGTCCAGGGGCCGAAGGCGCCGTCGGGCGAGGCCTGGACGGCGTGCACCACCTCGCGCCGGTACTCCTGGGGCGTGGCGCCCAGGACGGTGCGGGTGCCGAAGACGGCGATCCGGCCGTCGGGCAGCCGGACTGCCGTCGCGCCCGCGTCGATCCCGGTGCCAGGGAGGAACTCGGGCCCCTTCCAGGGGGCCCCGGGGCCACCGCGCACCCAGTACGCCATCTGGCCGTCGAGGGCGGCGAAGGCCCACAGCCGGCCTTCGGTGCCCTCGGTCATCCAGGAGGTGCCGTCGCCCCGGCTGTAGCGGATGGTCTGGTTCCACCCGGCGCCGGTGGGCCGGGTCGCGGTCTTGCGGTCGCCGCAGCCGGCGGGGCTCGCGCACCAGTCCTGGTGGTCCGTCCAGGCGTAGGTCTTCAGGTAGCCGAGCTTCTCCTCGGCCGTCTGTCGGTCGAGGGTCGGGGGGAGGGAGCTGTTGGGGTAGCTCACGTAGTTCTGGACCGAGAAGTGCGGCCGGTCCCCGAACTTCGCGTACCGCTCCGCGGCGGCCTGTACGAAGCGGGCGCCGTACATGTGGTCCTGGTGGTCGAGGAAGACGCGGCCGTCCTGTGTGCGGCCGGGTGTCGGGTCCTGCGTCCGTATCGTGGTCGGCCGGTACATCGCGAACACGTGCGCGACGGCCTCCACGGCCTGATCCCTGGTGTACGAGAACGCGGGCCCGGCCGGGGTGCCGGAGGTCAGCTGGGAGCCCAGGGCAGTGACCTTGCCGTCCCACAGGCCTCGGAGGCTGTCCGGATTGTCACCGGAGATGCTGCGGGCCTCGCGCATCTGCATCCACACCAGGCTGACCTCGGGCCTGGCCGCGAGCGTGTCCACCTCGGCGCTGCCGCCGCCCACGGTGGGTATGGACTTGCGCTGCCAGGCACTGACGCGGTTGCCGGTGGCCATCTGCGCGTAGGCCGCCCGTATGCCGTTCTGCCGGGCCTCCGCGTAGGCGGCGTGGTCGGCGGGGCCGGCGGGATCCTGCAGGTGCGGGCTGTGGGCCTCGTTGCGGCCGTCGGACTCGCCGGAGGTCAGGTAGACCGTCGCGATCTTGACGCCCGTCGATATGGAGCGGCTCAGGTCGGGGTTCATGAAGAAGAGGTCGTCGTCGGGATGTGCGACGACCTGGAGGACTGTGCCTTCGGTCACACTCGGCCGCAGGGCCGCTCCGGACGCCTCGGACTCCTGGGTGTGCCCGTATCCGTAGGCCCAGGTCGTCACTCCGACGCCGCTGACGGCGAGTGCGGTGACGAGGACCGCGATGCGGGTGCGGTTGGCCAGGAACATCTGCGACGCCTTGGGGATCGGTCCGGTGCGGAACTCCGGGGCGGGGCCGGGCCGGTGCTCCGTGGTCCCACCGCTTTCGGAGACGACCAGGCCCGATTATGCCTCGCGTGCTTGCGGCTGACACACCGTCAAGCGGTATATGAGGCTGTATCAAGTGGAATGCGACATATTGTCGAGTAGTCCGATTTGCCACCACTTGGGTGGCCAATCGGGTGGCCAATTGGGCCCCGGAGGTGACGCGGATCACGTGCGGGGGAGAGGGTCGCCGTGTCCTGAGGCGGCTGGAACCGAGAGGGGTTCGCGCGACCGCGCAAACCTCTTGGGGTCGAGAGGATGACGGCCTGGTTCGTGGGGTCCGGGCCGGCTCCCTGTCCGGCGCGGCCTCCCTCATCCGACGGGCCGGCCCGCGTGGGACCTGTGGGGGAGGATCGCCCGCCACGACGAGTCGTCCGGCCATCCCGAGGTGTTCTTCGGCAGCATCCCCGAGAGCAAGTGGGAATCGGCCACCGTCACCACCTTCGACCCGCGCATCCCCAAGCCGATCGGGAAGATCCCCAAGCCGATCGGGGAGATCGCCAAGCGCGATCCCTTCAGCGCCGGCCCACCGGATCGCGGTCCGGCTCTACGGCCGGTCCACCGAGACCACCCGGGACACGATCTTCACCACCGAGTATTCCGTGGGCACGGGCATGGAGGCCGCGTACCGACTGCTGGGCCGGCTCCAGGCGACGGGGATCGGTGAGCCCCTGATGGAGTTCGGTCCCGGCTGCGAACAGTCCGGGCGGGTCCGGCCCGCCCCTGCGAGGGGCGGGCCGGACCCGGGTGGGCTCAGAACTGGCTGGCGACGGTGACGCCGCCGAAGTCCTGGGCGGCGTGGAGGCTGATGTAGAGGTAGCCGGACGGGGGGTTGCTGACGGTGAGGGTCTCGGTGTTGCCGCTCTGGGTGGACTTGGCCGCGTAGTTGCTGGTGGTGGCCCAGCTGCTGGGGCTGTAGTAGAGGTCGGCGTTGCCGGTTCCGCCCGAGGCGGTGATCCGGAGCGAGGCGGTGCCGGCCGGCACGTTCACGTAGAAGTAGCGGTAGTTGCCGGCGGTGGCGGAGACGTTGGAGCGGACGCAGTCCGCACCCAGTACCCGGGTGTCGGTGGCAGTGCACTCCGCGGCGGCGGCGCCGAACCGGGTTGAGACGGTGGTGTTGGCGAAGCCCTGTACGGCGTACAGGCTGATGAAGACGCGGCCCGCCGGCGGGTTGCTGACGGTGAGGGTCTCGGTGTTGCCGCTCTGGGTGGACTTGGCCGCGTAGTTGCTGGTGGTGGCCCAGCCGGTGGGGCTGTAGTAGAGGTCGGCGTTGCCGGTTCCGCCCGAGACCGTGATCTTGAGCGAGCCGGTGCCGGCGGGCACGTCCAGGTAGAAGTACCCGTAGTTGCCGGTGGTGGCCGAGACGTTGGACCGGCGGCAGTTGTCGCCCAGTACGCGGACGTCCGGGTTGGTGCACTCGGTGGGCCCGGCGGTGCCGACCGTGACGGCCTTGCTCGTGGTGGCGGTCGCGCCCTTGTTGTCGGTGACGGTGAGCTTGACGGTGTAGGTGCCGGCCGCGGCGTAGGTCCTGGCCGGGTTGGTGGCGGTGGACCCGGCGCCGCCGTCACCGAAGTTCCACGAGCGGGAGGCGATGGTGCCGTCCGCGTCCGTGGAGGTGTCGGTGAAGTTGACGGTCAGAGCGTTCGCCGCGGTGGTGAAGCCGGCCACCGGGGCCTGGTTGGCCGGCGGGTTGGTGGTGCCGCCGCAGTCGCCGCCGGCGCACCTGGCCAGCCAGGCCGCGAAGTCGGCGTCGTAGCGCGTACCGATCGTGGAGGTCAGCAGGGTGCGGGCGGCGGCCCAGTTGCCGGTGCGGTAGTGGCCGAGCAGGGTGGTCACGTCCTGCGGGTGCGACTGGAGCAGGTACCGCACCGCCAGGTAACCCCACTGGTACACGCGGGTGGAGTCGGAGTTGTCGTAGGTGGTGTCGAACAGGGTGCTGAGCTTGTACGTGTTCTTGCCGGCCTCGGTGACGGCCTTGTCGTAGGTGACGTTGCGGTACGAGTACGAGATGTACTCGGCGAAGCCCTCGACCCACATCACGGTCGGGGTGGTCATGCCCAGGTCGAAGTCGCCGTACATGTCGAAGCGGCCGTCGAGGTAGTGGGTGTACTCGTGGTTGAGGTTCCAGATCTGGAACTCGGGCCGCACCCACTCCGCCTCGTAGGCGATGAAGCGCGGCTGGTTCCCGGCGGCGGCCGGGTCGCCCTCCAGGTACATGCCGCCGTTGTCGGTGCTGATGCCGAAGATGACGCCGGCGTAGGTCTGGTAGTCGGCGCTGGAGTCGAACGCCACCACCTCCAGGGAGGTGTTGTTGTCGTTCGCGACCGGGCCGCCGTCCTTGACCACACCGTGGAAGAAGGCGTCCTGGTTGGCCAGGCTGGTGCAGCTGGCGGCGAGTTCGGCGGCCGTCATCTGCTGCGCGACGATCCGCAGGCTCGGACTGCAGGTGTGATTGACGGTCAGGACGGCGGCGCGCACCCGGGCCGGCAGGTCACAGGTGCCGTAGTAGGCGCAGTTGGCCGCGTCGTAGGAGGAGGTCATCTCGGCCAGCGGCACCCAGAGGCCCGAGGTCCGGCCGGTGATCGCGGTGCGGTCGAGCAACTGCTTGACCAGCGGGCGGACGGTCGCCTGGAGCGCCGGGTGCTGCAGGAAACGTCCCAGTTCGCGGCCGGCGTTGGCCGTGAGGTAGGTCTTGTCGGTGCCCAGCAGGTCGTCGTGGGCGACGGCGAAGTCGCGCAGTGTCGTGAGGATGCTGGGGTCGGCCTGCACGGCGGGCAGGAACTCCGCGGTCTGGTGGCCGCGGAAGAGGATGCTGTAGGCGTTGTTGACCGCGGCCAGCATCGACCAGGAGCTGTCGTAGCTGGAGTTGTAGCCGGACAGCAGTCGCTTGACCACGCCGAGGTAGCGGGCGTTCTCCTGGGCGCTGTCGACCAGGATGACCGCCTCGGACAGGGTCTGCCCGTTGGCCTCGGTCACGTCGCCGGAGCGCGGCGCGGCGAAGAAGGTGTCCAGGGCGCCCTGGATGGAGCTCTTCAGGGCCGGGCCGTAGGTCCCGACGGTGGACGCGTTGTACCACTGCACGAAGTACCCGGCGCGCAAGTAGAGCACCAGCTGGCCGGTGGAGGTGCTGTTGTCGCCGGGGTAGCCGGCGGCCGAGGAGCGCAGGGCGTCGGACACCGAGACCATCTGGGCCTCGCGGAACGCGGCCTTCGCGTCGGTGCCCTTGAGCTGGAACAGCGTGTTCACGCAGTCGAGGCCGGAGGCCTTGATCTGCTGGACCAGGGCGGCGCCGGTCTTGGAGGTGAAGTCCGAGACGTTGCAGGCCGCGGCGAGGGAGCCGGCCCCGGGGGCGGACTTCGCGTCGTTCTTCCCGGTCCGGCGGGCCTGCGCGGGGTCCTCGGCGGCCCGGAGCGGGGCCCGCCCGGACAGGTCCGCGTCGGGCCGGTCGGCGTGCCCCGCCCTCAGCGCGGCGTCCGCGGCCGCCTGCGTCGAGGGCTGCGGGGCGACGCCGGACTTCGGGGCCGAGACCGGGGCGAGGTCCTTCGCCTCGCGCGCGAGGGCTTGGCCGGCGGGGGCGAGCATGGTCAGGCCCAGGCAGCAGGCCAGAGCGGCTATGAGGGGCCGGACACGGCCCTTGGTCGTGGGGCTTCTTCGCATGGGGGGTGGGCCTCCGAGCCGGTGAGCGGCCGTGCTGGCACACGGCGGTGGGGAGTAAGCACCGTGGCGGCAAGGGGAGTTGGTGGGGATTCCAACGCTGCCGCGCACACGGTGACGATGTGTGCGATGTAACATGGCACACATCACATGGCTCTGGAAGCCCCCAGGTGCGACATCGACGCATGACTGACCGTCGGATCGAGATCCTCCGGCCCATCTGCCGTTCTTGCCCCGGTTCGTTCGCGACGTGCCGCATGCGGTGGCCGCGCACGGCGAGCGGCTACCGTTCTGTGCCGGTCGACCTCCGTCCAACACCGCCCGGGGCCGAACGGGCCCGTCTTGAAGGGGAGATCCAGGGGCAGGGCGACACGCCGTTGATGAAGCTGTGCTGCGTCCAGCTGTTCCACGCCGGCGTACTCGAAGACGTCCTGCTCATCCGGCGGGCCAAAACGGCCAGTTTCGACGCCGACCGCTCGATCGACGTCCAGCTCCTCTGCGGCGGCGGACCCGACCGGACGGAGGCCTACCTCGCCGCGCACCGGTCCGAAGAGGCTCGGTCGGCCCTGGACCGCCTGGTGCGCTGCGAAGCAGCGGGGGACTTCGACGGCTTCTCCCCGGCCGGGCCGTCGGCCGGGTACACCGCGTACTACGCGTGAACCACCTGGGCCGTCCACACTCCGGCGCGCGCAGTCCGGTGGCGCGCGCAGTCCGGTGACCGGCAAAGCCCCCCATGCACCCCGGCCCCGGACACCTCCCGCGCCGTACCGGGCCCGGGCCCCGGAACGTGCCGTGGTCCGGGACGGCGACCCGGTGCAGACCGAGGCCGTACTCGACCGTCGTCCCGTCGAGGGCACGGACCGGGAGCGTGCGCTGCATCTGGTCTCGGCGGGCCTGGCGGAACGAGTGGCGGGGCCGCGGCTGCACGGCACGGGGCAGGTGCTCCGCTTCTCGCCCGACGGCGGACGGGCACCGGACCCTCCGTCACCCGCATCCGGCGGGGTGCCGGTCACGCTCGACGAGGAGGGGATCGGCATGGTGTGGCTGGAGCGCCCCGGACCGCCCAGGCAGCTCGACGAAGTGCTGCTGGACCCGGCTGGCCATCGCCGCCGAACACCCCGGGGCTCCCGCTCGACCGGCTCGGCACCCCCAGCTGTCCCACGCGGCACCGCCGACGTGGCCGCCGTCGCCCGGATCGCTGGCAGCGACGAGGACCTGGAGACCCTGCACGCCTACCGCGACACCGGCTCCCTGCGCCGCGCCGCCGACGTCCTCGACCGGAACCGGAGCAGCGTCGCCCGCCGCATCGACCAGATCGCGCGGACCCTGGGCATCGAACTCACCGAACCCGCCGGCCTGATGCGGGCCCGGCTCGCCCTGGCCGGGCGGTGGGTCCTCGAGGAATGAGCCCGCCCGCGCCGGGGCTCCCCCGCCGGGGCGTCGACGCGGCGCGCGGGGTGCGTGGGCGCACGTACACTCGGTCCATGAACCGCACACGCATCACGGGGGAGTGCCTGCCGCAGGCCGCCTTCGCCGCGCGTGGTGCCTGCGCGGACCGGACGGGCGTCAGCCCCCGGACCGCCTTCGACGGC carries:
- a CDS encoding PIG-L family deacetylase, with the translated sequence MFLANRTRIAVLVTALAVSGVGVTTWAYGYGHTQESEASGAALRPSVTEGTVLQVVAHPDDDLFFMNPDLSRSISTGVKIATVYLTSGESDGRNEAHSPHLQDPAGPADHAAYAEARQNGIRAAYAQMATGNRVSAWQRKSIPTVGGGSAEVDTLAARPEVSLVWMQMREARSISGDNPDSLRGLWDGKVTALGSQLTSGTPAGPAFSYTRDQAVEAVAHVFAMYRPTTIRTQDPTPGRTQDGRVFLDHQDHMYGARFVQAAAERYAKFGDRPHFSVQNYVSYPNSSLPPTLDRQTAEEKLGYLKTYAWTDHQDWCASPAGCGDRKTATRPTGAGWNQTIRYSRGDGTSWMTEGTEGRLWAFAALDGQMAYWVRGGPGAPWKGPEFLPGTGIDAGATAVRLPDGRIAVFGTRTVLGATPQEYRREVVHAVQASPDGAFGPWTALGTPDPSDPSLTSAISAPSVAVDGAGRVTVLVRDSRHTLRARTQTVPGDRFGPWQSLGGAGLQGDPVAATDAAGRLHVYAATAQSVLAWVRPAPDAPFGGPFRTGLPATTGPLSVSPRGDGVQLYFRHPGTGTVGTTLATAGGSAPTFSPVTDAGGEGGYGAVGIAGQFLAGRAETGTIGVSGPDGTPAWYQSQMLYTGAPAAATGSDGTTVAAAVGLDAALHITTAPPAGSGTPGGGPASTPWHPALQPPVIAQAGRADSGWQG
- a CDS encoding collagenase, encoding MRRSPTTKGRVRPLIAALACCLGLTMLAPAGQALAREAKDLAPVSAPKSGVAPQPSTQAAADAALRAGHADRPDADLSGRAPLRAAEDPAQARRTGKNDAKSAPGAGSLAAACNVSDFTSKTGAALVQQIKASGLDCVNTLFQLKGTDAKAAFREAQMVSVSDALRSSAAGYPGDNSTSTGQLVLYLRAGYFVQWYNASTVGTYGPALKSSIQGALDTFFAAPRSGDVTEANGQTLSEAVILVDSAQENARYLGVVKRLLSGYNSSYDSSWSMLAAVNNAYSILFRGHQTAEFLPAVQADPSILTTLRDFAVAHDDLLGTDKTYLTANAGRELGRFLQHPALQATVRPLVKQLLDRTAITGRTSGLWVPLAEMTSSYDAANCAYYGTCDLPARVRAAVLTVNHTCSPSLRIVAQQMTAAELAASCTSLANQDAFFHGVVKDGGPVANDNNTSLEVVAFDSSADYQTYAGVIFGISTDNGGMYLEGDPAAAGNQPRFIAYEAEWVRPEFQIWNLNHEYTHYLDGRFDMYGDFDLGMTTPTVMWVEGFAEYISYSYRNVTYDKAVTEAGKNTYKLSTLFDTTYDNSDSTRVYQWGYLAVRYLLQSHPQDVTTLLGHYRTGNWAAARTLLTSTIGTRYDADFAAWLARCAGGDCGGTTNPPANQAPVAGFTTAANALTVNFTDTSTDADGTIASRSWNFGDGGAGSTATNPARTYAAAGTYTVKLTVTDNKGATATTSKAVTVGTAGPTECTNPDVRVLGDNCRRSNVSATTGNYGYFYLDVPAGTGSLKITVSGGTGNADLYYSPTGWATTSNYAAKSTQSGNTETLTVSNPPAGRVFISLYAVQGFANTTVSTRFGAAAAECTATDTRVLGADCVRSNVSATAGNYRYFYVNVPAGTASLRITASGGTGNADLYYSPSSWATTSNYAAKSTQSGNTETLTVSNPPSGYLYISLHAAQDFGGVTVASQF
- a CDS encoding helix-turn-helix domain-containing protein, producing MVRDGDPVQTEAVLDRRPVEGTDRERALHLVSAGLAERVAGPRLHGTGQVLRFSPDGGRAPDPPSPASGGVPVTLDEEGIGMVWLERPGPPRQLDEVLLDPAGHRRRTPRGSRSTGSAPPAVPRGTADVAAVARIAGSDEDLETLHAYRDTGSLRRAADVLDRNRSSVARRIDQIARTLGIELTEPAGLMRARLALAGRWVLEE